In the Methylophilus sp. 5 genome, one interval contains:
- a CDS encoding PEP-CTERM sorting domain-containing protein — translation MKRLHHALVLAGLMLTQPAQALTIEFDYTYDTKGFFTDLLTGAPIIERRAILTQAASFYSGFTDSLSAITPQTGDQWSVQITHPSLGGGAITLNNLDIAADTLRIYVGGSNSAPGVLGFADSGYNLIASGSEAFTDAVATRGQENAIGASATDYGVWGGMIWFNANNSWHFGSDAAGLMPGTPDFLTTATHEIGHILGFGSADSWWAQTDNGYFTGTNSVTAYGDAIPLDRFGAHWATGTMSTVEGVPQATMMDPSTPAGNRELPTLLDYAAFADIGWQVTATAVPEPETYALLMAGLMLVARASRRKQVA, via the coding sequence ATGAAGCGATTACATCATGCATTAGTGCTAGCTGGTCTGATGCTCACGCAGCCAGCACAAGCATTAACCATTGAGTTTGACTACACCTATGACACCAAAGGTTTTTTTACCGACTTGCTAACAGGTGCGCCCATCATTGAACGCCGTGCAATACTCACACAGGCAGCTTCATTTTATAGTGGATTCACCGACAGCCTCAGCGCCATTACGCCACAAACTGGCGATCAGTGGTCGGTACAAATCACCCACCCCAGCTTGGGCGGCGGCGCCATCACTCTTAACAACCTCGACATTGCTGCAGACACCTTGCGCATTTATGTTGGCGGCTCAAACTCGGCCCCAGGCGTACTCGGTTTTGCTGATAGCGGATACAACCTCATCGCCAGCGGCTCAGAGGCATTTACTGATGCAGTCGCCACCCGTGGGCAGGAGAATGCCATTGGGGCTAGCGCGACTGACTATGGCGTTTGGGGCGGCATGATCTGGTTTAACGCCAACAACAGCTGGCACTTTGGCAGCGATGCGGCAGGCCTGATGCCAGGAACACCAGACTTTCTAACCACGGCCACGCATGAGATCGGCCATATCCTTGGTTTTGGCTCGGCAGACTCCTGGTGGGCACAGACTGACAATGGCTACTTCACTGGCACAAATTCCGTCACGGCTTATGGTGATGCCATTCCACTGGATCGCTTTGGCGCGCATTGGGCCACTGGCACCATGAGTACGGTCGAAGGTGTGCCACAAGCCACCATGATGGACCCCAGCACACCGGCAGGTAACCGTGAGCTACCCACACTGCTAGACTACGCAGCCTTTGCAGACATCGGCTGGCAAGTGACGGCAACTGCCGTGCCTGAGCCAGAAACCTACGCCCTACTCATGGCGGGGCTCATGCTGGTTGCACGTGCATCCCGCCGCAAACAGGTTGCCTAA
- a CDS encoding glutathione S-transferase family protein — protein sequence MQLLYTVNSPYARKVRIVAIEKHVDLTLTEVVLSAPDCPVSQHNPLGKVPVLVLDDGDALYDSRVIVEYLDHRTPVAHLIPQDHSAKIKVRRWEALADGVCDAAVAAMLEQRKPDAQQSAAWIEKQFAKVTAGLTALDDDLLKKKWCVNETFSLADIALGTALGYLDLRFKNIQWEGKYWQEKFPNLAKHYGVLVKRPSFKQTMPQP from the coding sequence ATGCAGCTTTTATATACGGTAAACAGTCCCTACGCACGCAAGGTGCGTATTGTGGCCATCGAAAAACATGTTGATCTGACGTTAACCGAGGTGGTGTTGTCAGCCCCGGATTGCCCGGTCAGCCAACATAACCCTTTAGGTAAGGTGCCTGTGCTGGTGCTCGACGATGGCGATGCCCTGTATGACTCGCGCGTGATTGTCGAGTATCTGGATCACCGTACGCCGGTCGCACACCTGATTCCGCAAGATCATTCAGCCAAAATTAAAGTGCGCCGCTGGGAAGCCCTGGCAGATGGCGTGTGTGATGCGGCGGTGGCTGCCATGCTGGAACAGCGCAAGCCAGACGCGCAACAGTCTGCCGCCTGGATTGAAAAACAGTTTGCCAAAGTGACTGCCGGGCTGACTGCGCTGGATGATGACCTGCTCAAAAAGAAGTGGTGTGTGAACGAAACCTTTAGTTTGGCAGATATTGCCTTGGGCACGGCGCTGGGCTATCTGGACTTACGCTTTAAGAATATCCAATGGGAAGGTAAATACTGGCAAGAAAAGTTTCCCAACCTGGCCAAACACTATGGCGTACTGGTTAAACGCCCCAGTTTTAAACAAACCATGCCGCAGCCATAG
- a CDS encoding GspE/PulE family protein, giving the protein MNSPIPFSLPKTIESLRLGDLLRMLVSDGRIEKAWAEKLHQDRKRDSSKIHPVVIVAEQKWPDQRQPSQLLTIDSLSRYVADKADVPYFLIDPLKLDFSAAAQIMSQAYAERLRIMPITVKDGIATIATADPFHQEWLHDLERLLKLRIQVVMVNPLDLQRYLPEVYQLSAAIQSANAAKAGQIVGVQNFEQLIELGKDRQLDANEQHVVNIVDWLFKYAFEQRASDIHLEPRRNMGLMRFRIDGVLHQVYQLPSNIMNAITSRIKLLGRMDMVEKRRPQDGRVKTVSADGKEIELRLSTMPTAFGEKLVMRIFKPDILVQDFQLLGFSKRQSEQWAQWTHQPNGIILVTGPTGSGKTTTLYTTLKQLATSEVNVCTVEDPIEMIEPAFNQMQVTQNIGLGFAEGIRTLMRQDPDIIMVGEIRDQETADMAIQAALTGHLVLSTLHTNDAPSAVTRLLDLGVPAYLIHSSLLGIMAQRLVRTLCSHCKTEAEISDQEWASVTRPFKAKKPAKVMKAVGCQECRQTGYRGRTGIYEMLTLTPALRKLITPETDLLQLKQATTQAGMQPLMLNGAEKVAAGLTTVEEVLKVAPPIEID; this is encoded by the coding sequence ATGAATAGTCCAATCCCATTTTCACTGCCTAAAACCATAGAAAGCCTGCGTCTGGGCGATTTATTGCGTATGCTGGTTTCAGATGGCCGCATCGAAAAAGCATGGGCAGAAAAATTGCATCAGGATCGCAAGCGCGATAGCTCCAAGATCCACCCGGTGGTGATTGTGGCCGAACAAAAATGGCCCGACCAGCGCCAGCCATCACAATTGCTGACGATTGACAGCCTGAGCCGCTATGTAGCGGACAAGGCCGACGTTCCTTACTTTTTAATTGATCCGCTCAAGCTAGATTTTAGCGCCGCCGCCCAAATCATGTCGCAAGCCTATGCTGAGCGTTTGCGCATTATGCCGATTACGGTCAAAGACGGGATTGCGACAATTGCGACGGCTGACCCATTCCACCAGGAATGGCTGCACGATCTGGAGCGGCTGCTCAAGCTGCGAATACAAGTGGTGATGGTGAATCCGCTGGATTTACAGCGTTACTTGCCTGAGGTTTACCAGCTATCTGCCGCGATTCAATCGGCCAATGCGGCCAAAGCCGGGCAAATTGTTGGCGTACAAAACTTTGAACAATTGATCGAGCTGGGCAAAGACCGTCAGCTCGACGCCAATGAGCAGCACGTGGTGAATATTGTCGACTGGCTGTTTAAATATGCGTTTGAGCAACGTGCCAGTGATATTCATCTGGAACCACGCCGCAATATGGGGCTGATGCGTTTTCGTATTGATGGTGTGCTGCACCAGGTTTATCAGCTGCCTAGCAACATTATGAACGCAATTACCAGCCGCATTAAGTTGCTGGGCCGGATGGACATGGTGGAAAAACGCCGCCCGCAAGATGGTCGTGTCAAAACGGTGAGTGCTGACGGTAAAGAAATTGAGCTGCGTTTATCCACCATGCCGACCGCCTTTGGCGAAAAGCTGGTGATGCGAATTTTTAAACCGGATATTCTGGTGCAGGACTTTCAACTGCTAGGGTTCTCGAAACGCCAGAGCGAGCAATGGGCGCAATGGACGCACCAACCGAATGGCATTATTTTAGTGACCGGCCCAACTGGCTCGGGCAAAACCACCACGCTGTACACCACACTTAAACAACTGGCAACCAGCGAGGTGAATGTGTGCACGGTGGAAGACCCGATTGAGATGATAGAACCGGCGTTTAACCAGATGCAGGTGACGCAGAATATCGGCCTGGGCTTTGCCGAAGGCATACGCACCCTGATGCGGCAAGACCCGGACATTATCATGGTGGGCGAAATTCGCGACCAGGAAACCGCCGACATGGCGATTCAGGCAGCGCTGACTGGCCACTTGGTGCTCTCTACGCTGCATACCAACGATGCACCGTCGGCTGTGACACGTTTACTGGATTTAGGCGTGCCTGCCTACCTGATTCACTCCAGCCTGCTTGGTATTATGGCGCAACGCCTGGTGCGCACACTATGCTCGCATTGCAAAACCGAGGCAGAGATTTCAGACCAGGAATGGGCCAGTGTGACGCGCCCATTTAAAGCAAAAAAACCAGCCAAAGTGATGAAAGCGGTAGGCTGCCAGGAGTGCCGTCAAACGGGCTATCGCGGCCGCACCGGCATTTATGAAATGCTGACGCTGACCCCCGCGCTACGTAAACTAATTACGCCAGAAACTGATTTATTGCAGTTGAAACAAGCCACCACCCAAGCGGGCATGCAACCACTGATGCTGAATGGCGCAGAAAAAGTGGCCGCTGGCCTGACCACGGTAGAAGAAGTACTCAAAGTAGCGCCGCCGATTGAAATAGACTAG
- the mnmA gene encoding tRNA 2-thiouridine(34) synthase MnmA, producing MSKPHVIVGLSGGVDSSVTALLLKQQGYQVTGLFMKNWEDDDNDEYCSSRQDLIDAVSAADRIGIDIETVNFSAEYKERVFANFLQEYQAGRTPNPDILCNAEIKFKAFLDHAMGMGADLIATGHYAQVRENPIQPGNFQLLKADDGSKDQSYFLSRLNQAQLSKTLFPLGKHLKREVREIAREHGLANAEKKDSTGICFIGERPFQEFLQRYLPRHPGVMRTPEGKVVGEHEGLMYYTIGQRQGLKIGGSRESNGEPWFVAAKHMADNELIVVQGHDHPLLQSDGLTAGQLHWISGEEPQTNWVYAAKTRYRQPDAPCEVDAVNAEEATIRFGQHQWAITPGQSVVVYESNVCLGGGIITGAI from the coding sequence ATGAGTAAGCCACATGTGATCGTCGGGTTGTCCGGCGGTGTTGATTCTTCTGTTACTGCCTTGCTGTTAAAGCAACAAGGGTATCAGGTCACCGGTTTGTTTATGAAAAACTGGGAAGACGATGATAATGATGAATACTGTTCTTCGCGCCAGGACTTAATCGACGCCGTTTCTGCTGCCGATAGAATTGGCATCGACATCGAAACCGTGAATTTTAGCGCTGAGTATAAAGAGCGAGTGTTCGCTAACTTCTTGCAGGAGTATCAGGCTGGCCGCACGCCTAACCCGGATATTTTGTGCAATGCCGAGATCAAGTTTAAAGCGTTTTTGGACCATGCCATGGGCATGGGTGCAGACTTAATCGCCACCGGCCATTATGCGCAAGTACGTGAAAACCCGATTCAACCTGGCAACTTTCAACTGCTCAAAGCCGATGACGGCAGCAAAGACCAGAGCTACTTTTTGTCACGCCTGAACCAGGCACAATTGTCAAAAACATTGTTTCCGCTGGGCAAGCATTTAAAGCGTGAAGTGCGTGAAATTGCACGTGAGCATGGCCTTGCCAATGCTGAGAAAAAGGATTCCACCGGCATTTGCTTTATCGGCGAGCGCCCGTTCCAGGAGTTTTTGCAACGCTATCTGCCACGTCACCCTGGCGTGATGCGCACGCCGGAAGGCAAAGTGGTGGGTGAACACGAAGGCCTGATGTATTACACCATTGGTCAGCGCCAAGGGCTTAAAATTGGTGGCAGCCGCGAGAGTAATGGCGAGCCTTGGTTTGTTGCGGCCAAGCATATGGCTGATAACGAGCTAATTGTGGTGCAAGGGCACGACCACCCGTTACTGCAAAGCGATGGTTTAACAGCGGGCCAACTACACTGGATTAGCGGTGAAGAGCCTCAAACCAACTGGGTCTATGCCGCCAAAACCCGTTATCGCCAACCAGACGCGCCGTGTGAAGTCGATGCCGTGAATGCCGAAGAAGCAACCATACGCTTTGGGCAACATCAGTGGGCAATCACACCCGGGCAAAGCGTGGTGGTGTATGAAAGCAATGTCTGCCTGGGCGGCGGCATTATTACCGGTGCCATTTAA
- a CDS encoding PEP-CTERM sorting domain-containing protein produces MKVSVLALTLGMAFSSSAFATQAVWDSATPWGTATPTSYAEWNLFNGTTDTSPEVALTAGTTASVKETSGGSFITGGGNIYSFSGATSFTATLSGATSGLFDVYLRIGTLGTLASATATLNGVSATSVLQFNEDQGTVMGGATAEQELFWKWTSVSAASLYTFKFNSTSSSMSLDQLALAAVSVPTVTPVPEPEAYSMMALGLGLMAFAARRSAKNNA; encoded by the coding sequence ATGAAAGTTTCAGTATTAGCACTTACTTTGGGCATGGCATTTAGCAGCTCTGCTTTTGCAACACAAGCGGTATGGGATTCAGCTACCCCATGGGGCACAGCGACACCAACCAGCTACGCTGAGTGGAATCTTTTTAACGGCACGACCGATACATCACCAGAAGTTGCTTTGACTGCTGGCACCACGGCTTCCGTAAAAGAAACATCAGGTGGTTCTTTCATTACTGGCGGCGGCAATATTTACAGTTTTTCTGGCGCAACTTCTTTCACAGCAACATTGAGCGGTGCAACCAGTGGTTTGTTTGATGTTTACCTGCGTATTGGTACGCTGGGCACATTGGCCAGCGCGACTGCGACATTGAACGGTGTTTCTGCCACTTCTGTGCTGCAATTCAATGAAGATCAAGGCACTGTCATGGGCGGCGCCACTGCTGAGCAAGAGCTGTTCTGGAAATGGACCAGCGTTAGCGCAGCCAGCCTGTATACCTTTAAATTCAACTCTACTTCATCAAGCATGAGCCTGGATCAATTGGCACTGGCTGCTGTTTCTGTACCAACAGTGACACCAGTACCAGAACCAGAAGCTTACAGCATGATGGCATTGGGCCTGGGCTTGATGGCTTTCGCTGCACGTCGTTCTGCTAAAAACAACGCCTAA
- a CDS encoding NUDIX hydrolase — translation MAAIIEQDGKFLLVEETTDRGNRFNQPAGHLEENETIIAAAIRETLEETAYDFTPEALVGIYHWQHPLNGITYLRFAFTGKLGTHYPEQALDDGIIRTLWKTEAEIAAEGELMRSPQVLLCVQDYLAGKRYSLDILKHLGQAL, via the coding sequence GTGGCGGCTATCATTGAGCAGGATGGCAAGTTTTTGCTGGTTGAAGAAACCACAGACCGCGGCAACCGCTTTAACCAGCCTGCCGGGCATCTGGAAGAAAATGAGACGATTATTGCAGCCGCGATTCGCGAAACACTGGAAGAAACCGCTTACGATTTCACGCCAGAGGCGCTGGTGGGCATTTATCACTGGCAGCATCCATTAAACGGTATCACCTATTTGCGCTTTGCTTTTACCGGCAAGCTGGGCACGCATTACCCAGAGCAGGCATTGGATGATGGCATCATTCGTACGCTATGGAAAACCGAAGCCGAGATTGCTGCAGAGGGTGAGCTGATGCGCAGCCCGCAAGTATTGTTGTGTGTGCAGGACTACCTCGCAGGCAAGCGTTATTCTTTAGACATTTTGAAGCATTTAGGCCAAGCACTATGA
- a CDS encoding TonB-dependent receptor domain-containing protein, whose product MASSDHSWQQRFKKPDLSRRPVGIIVIVYWLAMASWSLLAQADEQMVAETVSEEVPAQASKPQKKADSEQVDTLPEVSVTDTKVKEPETGINRTLPITTITSEQLQRAQPSNIFDAVRSVPGVSISGGPRPSGMTFNIRGYGDNEDVMVKVDGVPKGFEKYRMGGTFIEPELLKSIEVQRGPQITSGSGSLGGTINATTKNAEDFLKPGQKYGGKVKFGYGNNSDEYSRSYMLYARPDERVDILYNYSNRQANNMTLGDGTKLDSSAIESVSHLLKVSLFPTEDLQLVTSIVKFDDTGLQPYDATGGQPGFFGNVIRTVDDLTWSETVNYDPESPLINLKATVGAGHTNLHDLIGQGPSFGSTFNPRQSQCNGVVNTSNPADTTTCRGNLNDTYEYRTKTVDISNRAVLFESDSLTASLLAGYQYNSSEREISRFYDNLNTFMQSLYPNGFNASAPPGRKSFEAMYVQPKLEIGQFTVTPGYRQDRYKVEAAGGTLDLLEPYDQKSTIRFKEETWSLGLAYDAFAKTNPDKLTFYSNYGQGFRPPLIDEYFTQGAFSRCRSGLMPVNGPASFICGDLYQPQRSETTEAGVSYQTPHLLNTDVWFSGKLNFYHTYTSHLLISLRGDTDGNITQNGWERRNGVEVESFMQYHGLYLRTGYSRLRGEMFTGLTYAPLYTAPGNALNVNLGAELTKNLDVNLTYRKVSERNILLSGDGTNNSPYQFGVQDAFELWNAGARFKVNEQLTLRLIGENLKNEIYRLDGSMGGIGIYGPGRNVKFLVELTY is encoded by the coding sequence ATGGCAAGCTCTGACCACTCCTGGCAACAACGTTTTAAAAAGCCTGATTTATCGCGCCGACCTGTCGGTATCATCGTTATTGTGTATTGGCTAGCCATGGCTTCATGGAGTTTGCTGGCACAGGCAGATGAGCAAATGGTTGCAGAGACTGTGAGTGAAGAAGTGCCTGCCCAAGCAAGCAAGCCGCAGAAAAAAGCCGATTCTGAGCAGGTAGATACCTTGCCTGAAGTGTCGGTGACAGATACTAAAGTAAAAGAACCTGAGACGGGTATCAATAGGACGTTGCCGATTACCACCATCACCAGTGAGCAACTGCAACGTGCCCAGCCCAGCAATATTTTTGATGCGGTGCGATCTGTGCCTGGTGTGTCTATTTCTGGTGGTCCACGACCTAGCGGCATGACATTCAATATTCGCGGTTACGGCGACAATGAAGATGTCATGGTGAAAGTGGATGGCGTACCTAAAGGGTTTGAAAAGTACCGCATGGGCGGCACATTTATTGAACCAGAGTTATTGAAAAGTATTGAGGTGCAGCGTGGCCCGCAAATCACCAGTGGTTCAGGTTCATTAGGTGGCACCATTAATGCCACCACGAAAAATGCAGAAGACTTTTTGAAGCCCGGCCAGAAATATGGCGGCAAAGTTAAGTTTGGCTATGGTAATAACAGTGATGAATATTCGCGCTCTTACATGTTGTACGCGCGGCCAGATGAGCGGGTGGATATTTTGTATAACTACTCCAATCGCCAGGCGAATAACATGACTTTGGGAGATGGCACCAAGCTGGATAGCTCGGCCATTGAATCCGTTTCGCATTTGCTTAAGGTAAGTTTGTTTCCCACTGAAGACCTGCAATTAGTCACCTCTATCGTCAAATTCGATGATACTGGTTTGCAGCCATATGATGCGACCGGTGGCCAGCCTGGTTTTTTTGGTAACGTGATTCGCACGGTAGACGACCTGACCTGGTCTGAAACCGTGAATTATGACCCAGAAAGTCCGTTGATTAATTTAAAAGCGACAGTAGGTGCCGGACATACGAATCTGCATGATTTAATCGGGCAGGGGCCTTCGTTTGGTTCTACATTTAATCCGCGGCAATCTCAGTGTAATGGAGTTGTTAATACCTCGAATCCTGCTGATACAACGACTTGTCGCGGTAATCTGAATGATACTTACGAGTATAGGACCAAGACGGTAGATATTAGTAACCGCGCAGTGCTTTTTGAGTCGGATTCATTGACCGCTTCATTGCTGGCGGGTTATCAATACAACTCGAGTGAACGGGAAATTTCAAGGTTTTATGATAACCTCAATACGTTCATGCAATCCTTATATCCCAATGGATTCAATGCCTCAGCACCGCCCGGGCGCAAGTCGTTTGAGGCAATGTATGTTCAGCCAAAGCTGGAGATCGGCCAATTCACAGTTACTCCTGGCTATCGGCAAGACCGTTATAAAGTAGAGGCTGCTGGTGGGACACTTGATTTACTGGAGCCGTATGATCAGAAAAGCACGATCAGATTTAAAGAAGAGACCTGGAGCTTGGGGCTGGCTTATGATGCTTTTGCTAAAACTAACCCGGACAAGCTGACCTTTTATAGCAACTATGGCCAGGGTTTTCGTCCGCCGTTGATTGATGAGTACTTTACTCAAGGCGCTTTTAGCCGCTGCCGTAGTGGGTTGATGCCTGTCAATGGACCTGCATCGTTCATTTGCGGTGACTTGTACCAGCCGCAACGATCCGAAACGACAGAAGCCGGGGTGAGCTATCAAACGCCACATCTACTGAATACCGATGTCTGGTTTTCTGGAAAGCTTAACTTTTACCATACCTATACTTCACATCTGTTGATCTCGCTGCGAGGAGATACGGATGGCAATATCACCCAAAATGGCTGGGAGCGCCGCAACGGTGTAGAGGTGGAAAGTTTTATGCAATATCACGGATTGTATTTACGCACGGGTTATTCGAGATTAAGAGGCGAGATGTTCACCGGCTTAACTTATGCGCCTTTATATACTGCGCCAGGCAATGCATTGAATGTTAACCTTGGCGCCGAACTGACTAAGAACCTGGATGTTAATCTGACCTACCGTAAAGTGTCGGAAAGAAATATTCTGCTGAGTGGGGATGGTACGAACAATAGCCCTTATCAGTTTGGTGTGCAGGATGCATTTGAGCTATGGAATGCGGGGGCGCGCTTTAAAGTGAATGAGCAGCTCACGTTGCGTTTAATTGGTGAGAACCTTAAAAATGAGATCTATCGTCTTGATGGTTCTATGGGCGGCATTGGTATCTACGGGCCCGGCAGAAACGTAAAGTTTTTGGTGGAGTTAACTTATTAA
- a CDS encoding PEP-CTERM sorting domain-containing protein: MRKQRLNHTGIQIDYPANRGGAMTPLFKRVRNITLLACLFSNAAWAGYYPMYASWDQPNGPGSDITLTYSFSNLFDGDVVDANGHPFSVDIMRSAFEQAFTDYATVLPIHFIEVADAGPLPETGEYDPTGLADIRIGVVPFIDDANAYAYFPQDTATSGLAGDVVFNGERFGLGWSPIFFYAVAQHELGHSLGMGHYINDDAPTETTFANAAYNGPILPLNSLTISALQAVYGAGTGSVTPLSAVPEPGSSALWLAGLSLLFFSRERKYK, from the coding sequence ATGCGCAAGCAGCGTCTTAATCACACGGGCATACAGATTGACTACCCAGCAAACCGAGGTGGCGCCATGACACCTTTGTTTAAAAGAGTAAGAAATATCACACTCTTGGCATGCCTGTTTTCAAACGCGGCGTGGGCTGGTTACTACCCCATGTATGCCAGTTGGGACCAACCCAATGGCCCAGGCTCAGACATCACGCTGACGTACAGCTTTAGCAACCTGTTTGATGGCGACGTGGTCGATGCTAACGGACATCCATTCTCGGTAGACATTATGCGCAGCGCTTTTGAGCAAGCCTTTACCGACTACGCCACAGTGCTGCCGATACACTTTATAGAAGTTGCCGACGCTGGTCCGCTACCGGAAACCGGCGAATATGACCCCACAGGCCTGGCAGATATTCGTATTGGTGTGGTGCCATTTATAGACGATGCCAACGCCTATGCTTACTTTCCGCAAGATACTGCAACCAGCGGTCTGGCAGGCGATGTGGTATTTAACGGTGAGCGCTTTGGGCTAGGCTGGTCGCCCATATTTTTCTACGCGGTCGCGCAACACGAACTAGGGCATTCACTGGGCATGGGGCACTACATCAACGATGACGCCCCCACCGAGACAACGTTTGCCAACGCTGCCTACAACGGCCCGATTTTACCCTTGAACAGCCTGACGATCTCCGCCCTGCAAGCGGTCTATGGCGCAGGCACGGGGTCTGTGACTCCACTGTCTGCCGTGCCGGAACCTGGCAGCAGCGCATTATGGCTCGCAGGCTTATCCCTGCTCTTTTTTAGCAGAGAAAGAAAATACAAATGA
- the nadC gene encoding carboxylating nicotinate-nucleotide diphosphorylase — MRTFPLYQHLPDYLTPAIIAEQVTAALTEDMGNGDLTAALIPAGTQATATIISREQAVICGCGWLEQCFTQLDPAIQLTWLVNDGDRVQPDQALVKIQGDARAMLSAERPALNFLQTLSAVATHTRRYVDAIAGLPAQILDTRKTLPGLRLAQKYAVLTGGGANQRLALYDGILIKENHIAAAGSIAAVLAAAFALKQTNNIQIEVENLDELQQALAAGATSILLDNFALADLRKAVTINQKRALLEASGNVDLTTVRAIAETGVDRISIGALTKNIQAVDLSMRIQMKL; from the coding sequence ATGCGCACATTCCCGCTTTACCAACACTTACCCGACTATTTGACGCCAGCCATCATCGCTGAACAGGTCACCGCTGCGCTCACAGAAGACATGGGCAATGGCGACCTGACTGCGGCCCTGATTCCGGCAGGCACACAAGCCACCGCCACTATCATTAGCCGCGAACAAGCTGTAATTTGTGGTTGTGGCTGGCTAGAGCAATGCTTTACTCAGCTAGACCCAGCGATACAGTTAACATGGCTAGTCAACGATGGCGACCGCGTGCAGCCTGACCAAGCACTAGTCAAGATTCAAGGCGATGCGCGTGCCATGCTGAGCGCTGAGCGCCCGGCGCTTAACTTTCTGCAAACACTCTCTGCAGTGGCGACGCATACGCGCCGCTATGTCGATGCGATTGCTGGATTACCCGCACAGATTCTTGACACCCGTAAAACCCTGCCAGGGCTGCGTTTAGCGCAAAAATACGCCGTACTCACCGGTGGAGGCGCCAACCAGAGACTCGCCTTATACGACGGCATATTAATCAAAGAAAACCATATCGCCGCAGCAGGCTCTATCGCTGCCGTACTTGCGGCCGCATTCGCCTTAAAGCAGACTAATAATATCCAGATTGAAGTGGAAAACCTGGATGAACTACAGCAAGCATTAGCGGCTGGCGCGACCAGTATTTTGCTGGATAACTTTGCGCTGGCAGACCTGCGTAAAGCTGTGACGATTAACCAGAAGCGCGCTTTACTTGAAGCCTCAGGCAATGTGGATTTAACGACGGTACGGGCAATTGCCGAAACTGGGGTGGATAGAATTTCGATTGGGGCACTGACTAAGAATATTCAGGCGGTGGATTTGAGTATGCGGATTCAGATGAAATTGTAG
- a CDS encoding YchE family NAAT transporter — MTEYAYLLKVAIALIAIVNPIGCLPIFISATSGWSKSERAKTARTVAMTVMIVLCVSAFIGDLILDFFGITIPSFQVGGGILLLLISISMMHGKQGGTRQTAEEAQDMAEREVIAIVPLSIPLLAGPGAISSMILTAQQHPGFWGHLSLIIPVAMIALFIWGLLQLADGITHYLGKIGINIVTRLMGLILAAMSVEFIAHGLVGLFPQLAGAS, encoded by the coding sequence ATGACTGAATACGCTTATCTGCTCAAAGTGGCGATCGCCTTAATCGCCATCGTCAACCCCATCGGTTGCCTGCCTATTTTTATCAGCGCCACCAGCGGCTGGAGCAAATCAGAACGCGCCAAAACTGCACGTACAGTCGCCATGACGGTGATGATTGTACTGTGTGTCTCAGCCTTTATCGGCGACCTGATTCTCGACTTTTTTGGCATTACCATTCCGTCATTCCAGGTCGGCGGTGGCATTCTGCTGCTGCTAATTTCGATCTCCATGATGCATGGCAAGCAAGGCGGCACGCGCCAAACCGCCGAAGAGGCGCAGGATATGGCCGAGCGCGAAGTGATTGCGATTGTGCCGCTCAGCATCCCCTTACTGGCTGGGCCAGGTGCGATTTCCAGCATGATACTCACTGCGCAGCAACACCCGGGATTCTGGGGCCATTTAAGTCTGATTATCCCGGTGGCAATGATTGCGTTATTTATTTGGGGCTTGTTACAACTCGCCGACGGCATTACGCACTATCTAGGAAAAATCGGCATCAATATCGTCACACGGCTGATGGGCCTGATTTTAGCTGCCATGTCGGTCGAGTTTATTGCGCATGGGTTGGTCGGACTATTTCCACAGCTTGCTGGCGCCTCATAG